In Mercurialis annua linkage group LG5, ddMerAnnu1.2, whole genome shotgun sequence, a single genomic region encodes these proteins:
- the LOC126680941 gene encoding probable pinoresinol-lariciresinol reductase 3 has product MEKKKSKVLIIGSTGTLGFHLAHFSIKFGHPTYILVRDSAFNDPLKLQKIESLSNAGAILLKGCLEDEKSVVEAVKLVDVVICSIPSKQALDQKLLIRVIKESGCIKKFIPSEFGADPDKVQISGMGYNCYSWKSEIRRLIEAEGIPYTYICCNLLMRILLPSIVQPGLATPPRDKVTVFGDGNVKGVFVKDEDVAAFTICVIDDPRTLNKTLYLRPPGNVYSLNELVEIWESKIGKKLERNYVPEDQLLDRIKETPYPDNASLIFIYSIFVKGDRTYFDIESSGGLDGTQLYPHLNYTTISKYLETLV; this is encoded by the exons atggagaagaagaagagcaAAGTACTGATAATTGGATCAACAGGAACTCTAGGGTTCCATTTAGCACATTTTAGTATCAAATTTGGTCACCCAACTTATATTCTTGTAAGGGACTCTGCTTTCAATGACCCTCTCAAATTACAAAAGATTGAATCTTTATCTAATGCTGGTGCCATTCTTCTCAAG GGTTGTTTGGAGGATGAGAAGAGTGTTGTTGAGGCAGTGAAGCTAGTGGATGTGGTGATTTGTTCAATTCCATCAAAACAGGCTCTTGATCAGAAGCTTCTTATTAGAGTTATTAAAGAATCTGGCTGCATCAAG AAGTTCATTCCATCAGAGTTTGGAGCAGATCCGGATAAAGTTCAAATATCCGGAATGGGGTATAACTGCTATTCATGGAAATCTGAGATTCGGCGTCTTATAGAAGCTGAAGGCATTCCTTATACTTACATTTGCTGCAACTTGTTAATGAGAATTTTACTTCCGTCAATAGTTCAGCCTGGTTTAGCAACTCCACCGAGGGACAAGGTCACAGTGTTTGGAGATGGAAATGTTAAAG GTGTCTTTGTAAAAGACGAAGATGTTGCTGCCTTTACCATTTGCGTTATTGATGATCCACGGACATTAAACAAGACGTTGTATTTGAGGCCACCTGGAAACGTCTACTCGTTAAATGAGCTGGTAGAGATTTGGGAAAGCAAGATTGGGAAAAAACTTGAAAGGAATTATGTACCAGAAGATCAACTTCTTGATAGAATCAAAGAGACTCCATATCCAGACAATGCGAGTCTGATTTTTATATACTCGATCTTCGTCAAAGGAGATCGCACATACTTTGATATTGAATCTTCTGGAGGGTTAGATGGGACACAGCTTTACCCCCATTTAAACTACACTACGATCAGCAAATACCTCGAGACCTTAGTATAA